CTCCACCATGCGCAGGACCTCGGCGGCCAGCCTCCCCGCGGTGCGCATCTTGTCGATCTCTTCGGCGGTCTTGATGGAATAGGCCATGGGAACCTATCAACCTTGATTGGCCGGGGCCGGATGGCGGTCTATGGGCTCCGGTACGCGATGGTGGGCGGTGACCTGGTCCGATGCCGAATTGTTGGCGGCAGAGAGGTATGGTATAAAGCGCGGGCTTTCGTAGCAAACCACTCACACACGTTTACGTGCATCCGGGTGCCCGAGGGCCGAAACCGGTGGCCCCAACGTAATAAAAGGAGGGTCGATGCGCCGAGTGTGGAGGTCCAACCCAATCTTTCGGAGTCGTTCATGACAGACGTCAGCATGCGCCAGATGCTGGAGGCGGGTGTCCATTTCGGCCACCAGACCCGCTACTGGCATCCCCAGATGGCCTCGTACATCTTCGGGGAACGCAACAAGATCCACATCATCAATCTCGAGAAGACCCTGCCCCTCTTCAACGAGGCGATGGCCTTCCTGCGCAAGATGGCCGCGCGCAAGGGGGTCATCCTCCTGGTCGGCACCAAGCGCGCGGCCCAGGAGGTCGTCAAGGCCGAGGGCGCGCGCTGCGGAATGCCTTACGTCAACCGGCGCTGGATGGGGGGGACCCTCACCAATTTCCGCACGGTACGGCGCTCCGCGCAGCGCCTGCGCGAACTCGAGTCGATCTGCGGCGAAGAGAATTCCGGCAAGCTCACCAAGAAAGAGCTCTTGAGATACCGGCGCGAGCTCGAAAAGCTGGAACGCGGCCTCGGTGGCATCAAGGACATGGAGGCGCAGCCCGACGCGATGTTCGTCGTCGATGTGATGCACGAAAAGAACGCCGTGGCCGAGGCGCGCAAGCTCGGTATCCGGGTCGTGGCGGTGGTCGATACCAACAGTTGCCCGGAGGGCATCGATTACATCATCCCGGGCAATGACGACGCCACCCGCTCTATCGAGCTTTATCTCAGGAGCGCCGCCGACGCGATCCTGGACGGGCGCGAGTCCATCCCCGAGCCGATGGAGGGGGCCGGCGACGAATTCGTCGAGCTCAACGAATCCGGCGAGCCCATCGTGGGTCCCGACGTGGAGGACGGGCGTGCCGCAGTCCGGAAGAAGCCCCCGGTGCGCAGGCGCGTGATCGACAAGCGCGTGGCGCAGGGGCCCGCGGGTGATGGCGCCGCGGAAGCTCCCGCCACCGACGTCGCCGGCGGCGACGCCGCCTGGGGTGCAGAGACCGTGGCAGAGGCCGGTGAGCCGGCGCTGCCCGGCGACGCGTAGCAAGAGGGACGACAGGCGATGGAGATCAGCGCGACGACGGTCAAGACCCTTCGGGAACGCACCGGGGCGGGGATGATGGAGTGCAAAAAGGCACTCATCACGACGGCCGGGGACATCGAAAAGGCTATCGATCTCATGCGCACCTCCGGCATCGCGAAGGCGGCCACCAAGGCAAACCGCATCGCCGCGGAGGGCGTGATCGCGGTGACCCCGAATCGAAAAAGCCTGGCACCGGGCCTCGCAGCCATGGTCGAGGTCAATTGCGAGACCGACTTCGTGTCCCGCGGCGATGAGTTCCAGGCCTTCGCGGAGGCCGTGGCCGCCTGTGTCCTCCGGCACCGGCCGATCGATCTCGCGGCCCTCCTGGCGTTGCCGCTCGATCCGGGCGCTGACAGCGTCGAGTCGGCCCGCGGCGGGCTCATCGCCAAGATCGGCGAGAACATCACCGTGCGGCGTTTCGCCCTCATGAGTGCGCCAAAGGACGGCCGGGTGGGCGTCTACCGCCACGGCACCCGGATCGGCGTGTTGGTGGCGCTCGAGGGTGGCGATGTCGCGACGGATCTTGCCAAGGATATCGCCATGCACATCGCCTGGAGCCGGCCGGTGTCTATCAGTGAAGCGGATGTGCCGCAGGCGCTTATGGACCGCGAGCGCGAGATCTTCAAGGCCCAGGCCGCCGAGACCGGGAAGTCCCACCAGGTCGTCGAAAAGATCGTGGCCGGAAAAATCGAGAAGTTCCTGAATGAGGTCACCCTCCTCGGCCAACCGTTCGTGAAGGCCACCGACAAGACACCGGTCGCCCGGATCCTGGCCGATGCCAAGGCCACGGTGCGGGGTTTCGAGCGCTTCGAGGTCGGTGAGGGCATCCAAAAAAAGGCCATGGCAGAGGCCCGTGGCGAATAGCTTGGGCGGACCTACCACGTGCGCGCAGGTCCCGGCCTATCGGCGGGTGCTGATCAAGATGAGCGGAGAGGCGCTCATGGGGGCAAGCGATTACGGCATCGACCCCGACGTCATTCAGCGTCTGGCGGAGGAAGTCAAGGACTTGGTGATCTGCGGCATCCAGGTGGGTATCGTGATCGGCGGCGGCAACCTGTTGCGCGGACAAGGGCTCGCGGCCAAGGGCATGGACCGCGTCACGGCCGACCAGATGGGCATGCTCGGGACCTTGATCAACGCCCTGGCGCTGCAGGACGCGCTGGAGCGGATCGGCCTCTACGCACGGGTGATGTCCGCCATCCGCGTCCACCAGATCTGCGAGGAGTACATCCGGCGCCGCGCAGTCCGACACCTCGAGAAGGGGCGCGTGGTGGTGTTCGCGGCGGGCACCGGCAACCCGTTCTTCACCACCGATTCGGCCGCGAGCTTGCGGGCCATCGAGATCGACGCCGATCTCATGATCAAGGCCACCAAGGTGGATGGGGTTTATTCCTCGGACCCGCGGCAGGATCGCGACGCGCGGCGTTACGAGCATCTGGACTACGACCAGGTCCTCATGGACCGGCTCGGTGTGATGGACGCCACGGCCGTGGTGCTGTGCCGTGACAACGCCGTGCCCTTGAGGGTCCTGGACATGACCAAGCCGGGGGCGATGATGCGCGCGGTCATGGGCGAGCCCGAGGGCACGCTGGTCACAAGCACGGCCCATTCGCGGAAGGCCCTATAATCGATGACACCCATCGACGACATCCTTCGCGATGCGGGGAACCGCATGGACAAGGCCATCGAGGCCTTGCAGCACGAGTTGGCCAAGGTCCGCACGGGGCGCGCCCACACGAGCCTCCTCGACCATATCAAAGTCGAGTATTACGGCTCGGAGGTACCGATCGGCCAGGCGGCGACCATCTCGGTGGTGGATGCCAGGACGCTCTCGGTATCGGCGTGGGACAAGGGCCTGACCAAGGCCCTGGAGAAGGCCATCCGCCAGTCCGACCTCGGGCTCAACCCGGCGGTCGCTGGGGACGTGATCCGTATCCCGCTCCCGCCCCTGACCGAAGAGCGCCGTCGCGACCTCATCCGCGTGGTCCGCCACGAGGTCGAGCAGGCGCGCGTCGCGATCCGCAACATCCGGCGCGATGCCAACCATCACCTCAAGGAGTTGGTCAAGGACAAGGACATCTCCGAGGATGACGAGCGGCGCGCCGAGGAGAAGACCCAGCGCATGACCGACGAACACGTCGCTCGGGTCGAGGTGAGCCTCGCCGCCAAAGAAAGGGAGCTCCTGGAGATCTAGCGCGTGCCGATCTCAATCATAATAATTTGCTCCACGGATCGGCTTGAACTGGGTACTGCCCTTGGGGAGCCCCCCCGGCGTGATCCGGTTTGCGTGATCCCGTCTGTTGCGTGATCCCGCTCGTGATCCCACGTGCGTGATCAAGACGTCGCGAGCGCGCGTGCGCCGCACGACCGTTCCGGGCCCCCGCGCCATATCGCCATCATCATGGACGGCAACGGCCGCTGGGCCGAAAGGCGCCGGCTGCCCCGGATCGCCGGCCATCGAGCGGGGGTCGAGGCGGCGCGGGGGGTGGTGCGCGCGTGCGCCGAGCGCGGCGTCGAGGTGCTCACCCTCTTCGCCTTCAGCAGCGAGAACTGGCGACGCCCGCAACGTGAGGTCGGCCTGCTCATGGAGCTGTTCATGACCTCCCTACAGGACGAAGCGAGCCGCCTCGACGAGCACGATGTACGGGTGCGGTTCATCGGCGATCAAACGCTTTTCCCTCAAAGGCTCCGCGAAGCCATCGCGGAGGCCGAACGCGTCACCTGTCACAATCGCGGGCTCCTGTTGATCATCGCAGCCAACTACGGTGGCCGCTGGGACCTCACCCAGGCGGCACGCGCCCTGGCCCGGAGGGTCGCGGACGGCGATCTGGAGCCCGAGGCGATCGATGAGACGTTACTGACCAGAGAGCTGTGCCTCTACGGGCTCCCCGAGCCCGACCTCTTCGTGCGCACCGGCGGGGAGCAACGCATCAGCAATTTTCTACTGTGGCAGCTCGCCTATACCGAGCTGTACTTCG
This region of Pseudomonadota bacterium genomic DNA includes:
- the uppS gene encoding polyprenyl diphosphate synthase; the encoded protein is MDGNGRWAERRRLPRIAGHRAGVEAARGVVRACAERGVEVLTLFAFSSENWRRPQREVGLLMELFMTSLQDEASRLDEHDVRVRFIGDQTLFPQRLREAIAEAERVTCHNRGLLLIIAANYGGRWDLTQAARALARRVADGDLEPEAIDETLLTRELCLYGLPEPDLFVRTGGEQRISNFLLWQLAYTELYFAGCMWPDFGPAELEDALHAFATRQRRFGRTGDQLEPAEHA
- the tsf gene encoding translation elongation factor Ts, coding for MEISATTVKTLRERTGAGMMECKKALITTAGDIEKAIDLMRTSGIAKAATKANRIAAEGVIAVTPNRKSLAPGLAAMVEVNCETDFVSRGDEFQAFAEAVAACVLRHRPIDLAALLALPLDPGADSVESARGGLIAKIGENITVRRFALMSAPKDGRVGVYRHGTRIGVLVALEGGDVATDLAKDIAMHIAWSRPVSISEADVPQALMDREREIFKAQAAETGKSHQVVEKIVAGKIEKFLNEVTLLGQPFVKATDKTPVARILADAKATVRGFERFEVGEGIQKKAMAEARGE
- the pyrH gene encoding UMP kinase, whose product is MSGEALMGASDYGIDPDVIQRLAEEVKDLVICGIQVGIVIGGGNLLRGQGLAAKGMDRVTADQMGMLGTLINALALQDALERIGLYARVMSAIRVHQICEEYIRRRAVRHLEKGRVVVFAAGTGNPFFTTDSAASLRAIEIDADLMIKATKVDGVYSSDPRQDRDARRYEHLDYDQVLMDRLGVMDATAVVLCRDNAVPLRVLDMTKPGAMMRAVMGEPEGTLVTSTAHSRKAL
- the frr gene encoding ribosome recycling factor — protein: MTPIDDILRDAGNRMDKAIEALQHELAKVRTGRAHTSLLDHIKVEYYGSEVPIGQAATISVVDARTLSVSAWDKGLTKALEKAIRQSDLGLNPAVAGDVIRIPLPPLTEERRRDLIRVVRHEVEQARVAIRNIRRDANHHLKELVKDKDISEDDERRAEEKTQRMTDEHVARVEVSLAAKERELLEI
- the rpsB gene encoding 30S ribosomal protein S2, yielding MTDVSMRQMLEAGVHFGHQTRYWHPQMASYIFGERNKIHIINLEKTLPLFNEAMAFLRKMAARKGVILLVGTKRAAQEVVKAEGARCGMPYVNRRWMGGTLTNFRTVRRSAQRLRELESICGEENSGKLTKKELLRYRRELEKLERGLGGIKDMEAQPDAMFVVDVMHEKNAVAEARKLGIRVVAVVDTNSCPEGIDYIIPGNDDATRSIELYLRSAADAILDGRESIPEPMEGAGDEFVELNESGEPIVGPDVEDGRAAVRKKPPVRRRVIDKRVAQGPAGDGAAEAPATDVAGGDAAWGAETVAEAGEPALPGDA